The DNA segment GCCCCGCGATCCCGCGCCGGGCCTGTGCGGCATGATGAACGCACGCACCTTTACCCAGCTGGACGAAGCCAAGCGCCAGGCGCACGCCATGATGAAGGATGAGGCGCGCAGACCCGTTCAGATACAGGACGCAGATCACCGTGTGCTGTGGGATGAATATGAAAACGACCAGAGCTGAGCAGAAAACCCGGACACGCAGCCACATGCGCGCCGCCTCGGATGAATGGCCCGCAAGCATCTGAGCGCCTTCCGCCGATCGCGCGGCGGGCATCCCCGTTCCGGCGGCTCCGTCTCTCGCGGCATCCCGCCAAGCCGGCTTGGTGAACCCTACTTCTTGGTGTCCCCGACGTGGTCCGGCTTGCCCTTGCGGGGCGTGGAGGCGAGTTCCTCAAGTTCCTTCTCGGTCATTGATTCCATCATCGACTTCGATGCGCCCTGAAGCTCGCTCCTGGGCGTCTCGCCGCGCTTGGCGGAAAGGGCGGCACCGGCCGCCATCTGCTGTGCCTTGGATTTTGCCGGCATGACAAACCCTCCTCTGAACGAAAATCGGCAGCGCCGTGGCCCAAGGCCTCCGACACTGCCGATCGCGCGGTGCCGGGACGCGCCCAGCACCTGGCGGCTCGCTAACAGTTACTCGGCGGCCTGGAGGTTCACCCGCGATTCAGCCAGCTTGGTCAGCTTGGCATCCGCGTTGTGCTCCTCGGCCAGATTCTTCGCCAACACGCTGGCGCAATCCGAGCGGCCCAGCAGCTTGGCCCACGCCACCAACGTGCCGTAGCGCGTGATCTCGTAATGCTCCACGGCCTGCGCGGCGGCGATCAGCGCGGCGTCCAGCACCTGCTTGTCAGCGACCTCGCCGGCAATTTCATCGGCTTCCTTCAGGATGCCGTCGATCGCCGGGCAATCGACGGCCTTGGCCTTGGCGCCGTGCATCTTGAAGACCTCTTCCACACGCGTGATGTGGCCCTCGGTCTCGGTCAGATGCTTGGAGAAGTCGGCCTTCAGCTTCGCATCCGTCGTCTTGTCGATCATCTTCGGCAGAGCCTTCACAATCTGCTTCTCGGCGTAATAGATATCCTGAAGCTGATGAACGAAGAGATCATCCATGGTTTTGATGTCTTTGCTGAAAATACTCATAGTTCATTTCTCCCTATGGAGCTGACAGTTTATGATATCTGAGATTTTTGGCGGACATCATACCGACGCTCCGCGCTTCTCGCAGTAAAAACGGATCGAAAAGACAAACGTTCCATCCATTTTTACTTTACCTCCGCTTACATTCCGGGAGGAGATGCCGGCTCCGGGGGCGCGTCGCGCGGAGGCAGGTCGAGCGGCGGGGCGCCTGGCTCGTCACCGGGCTCATCAATCTCAGGCCGAATGTCGGAGTCCGGCGCCGGCGGCACAAAGGGATCCTCGATGAAGGGTCGCGGGCGGGGAACATCCGGTTCGCGTCGCACCGACATTGCGACGCCCCCGTCCGGAAATGTGGGCGGCGGTGGGGGTGCCGGCGGTGGATCACTGATGCCCGGCGGCTCAGGGTCGCGTATGCCCGGCACATCGGGATCGCGGACCGGCGGCCGCGCCGGATCACGTATGGGCGCGGGATCCGGCGTCGGCATCGGCGGGTTCGGGACCTGCTCGTTCGGGCTCATCATCTGCGCTTCCCGTCTCACGACCTGTCTTGCTGTGTGCAAGGTCAACGTGCCGCGACAGGAGGGGTTCCGCCTCCGCGCCGGCGGGAGCGGGCAGACGAATGTCCGCGATGACAGGCAGGTGGTCGGAGCAAAGCCTGGCCGAAGGGTCGCTGAACGCATCGGCCAGCATGCCCGGCACACCGCAATAGACGCGGTCGAGCCGCAGCGCGGGGCGGCGAGCGGGAAAGGTGCGAAGGCGCGTGCGCTCGGGAAGCTCCCGCCGCATCGCCCGGCTGACGTCACCGAAGGAAAACCAGTCGTTGAAGTCGCCGAGCATCACGGTCGAGATCCCGGGCTTGCTCCCCGCCATCGCGGCGAGTGCCCGGGCCTGGCGCCGACGCTCCGTGATGGCGAGGCCGAGATGGACCGCCACGAGATGCAAGGGGCCGTGCTCGGTGCCCAGCACGGTCTCGATGGCGATGCGCGGCTCATGCCGGCGGTGTGAGAGATCGTGGAGCACGACCTCCTCAGCCGGCCAGCGCGAGAACAGCGCGTGGCCGTAGTGTCCGTCCGGCACCGCGATGGTACGCGCCTCGGTGAAATGGCCGATGGCGAGGCCCTGGAGCGGCGCCAGCACATCGACGCTGCGCCCGCGGGTGTCGATTTCCTGCAAAGCGAGAATGTCCGGTGCGTGGCCGGCGATCAGCGCGGCGACGCGGTCCAGATCGAAGCGCCGATCCGGGCCGATGCCGCCATGGATATTCCACGTCATCAGCCGCAGCGTCCCCGCAGGGCGGGGCATGCTCAAGCCGTCCTCCGGAAACGGCTGACCAGCAATTGCAGGCCGAAGGAACACAGCACCCAGAGCATGATGACGCCGATCAGCGCAGCGACGCTGAGCAGCGACGGAGCCGTGACCAGCTCGACGATCTGCCGGCCCAGGGCCGTCATCACCACGAGACCGGGCAGCATCCCGATGGCTGAGCCCAGCATGTAGTCGATGAAGCGCAGCTCCGCCGCCCCGGCCACGAGATTGACGAAGGTGAACGGCGCGATCGGCACCAGGCGCATCGTCGCCACGGTGAGCACACCCTGGTCGGCAAGGCCGCGTCGGATGCGGCCGATGCGTGGGCCGATGAAGCGTCGCACCAGCCCGGCGCCGAGATAACGGCCGATTCCGAAGGTGACGGCGGCGCTCGCCAGTGCGCCGATCGCCGCGAGAATGGCACCGGACCAGCCACCGAAAACGGCAACCGTCGCCACCATGAGCACGGTGACCGGAAACACCACCAACCCGCCGAGCACGAAGATGACCACCATGAGCGCGGGCGCCCACGGGTGCTGGGAAAGGCCCTCCAGTGCCCCGATAATCTTCTCCGGCTCGGTGAAGGGCGAGTAGCTCCAGGCCAGCACGAGGGCCACGATCACGGCCACGGCCGCCACGACGGGGATGATCCATTTGAGGCGGCCAGGCGCCTCGGGTTCCGGGCGCTCGTCGTAGATCGGCTCGATCGGATCGGCGAGTGCGTCGATGGCGGGCATCGAGAACTCGTCGGAGCCGGCCGACGACGACACCTCAACCAGCCGGCGCGCCGCTTTCTCATCGCTGGCATCGAGCACCGCGGCAAGAGAGCCGGTACGCTCGACGATGGCACCGACCTCCTCGGGGCTCATGCCGACATGCTCCGCGAGCAGACGGTCACGCACCGCCGCCACCGCCGCGCGCTGTTTCTCGTCGGCGGCGTCGACCACGAGGTCGCACTCGCTGTCGAACCCCATCGACCTGTTGCACAGATTGGCCGAGCCGATGCGCAGGATGCGGTCGTCAATGATCGTCACCTTGGAATGGACCATGATCGGCGTCGCCTCGTTGGAGGCAACGGATTCGGGGTAGAGCATCCGCACCCGGCGCGCCATCCCCGCCGCCGCGAACTTCTCCAGCACACGCTGGCGCCCGATGCCCATGGCGCGATGCTCGAACCAGCCGCGATAGCCCTGCGGCATCACAATCACGACTTCAAGTTCCGGGCGCGCCGACATGCGTTCGACCAGACGCCCGGTGATGTGCTCGCAGGTGAAGAACTGGTTCTCGATATAGATGTAGCGCTCGGCGACATCGACCATATCGAAGAACAGGGTCTCGACCTCGCGAACCTCGGCGGCATCGGGATAGGCGGGGAGGGTGCGGGCAATCCCGATGCCGACGTCATGGAAATCGGGAACCAGCCTGTCCGGCCAGCGATCCGCCCCGCGATTGGGCCGGGAGGATGGCAAGCGCTCGCACGCCGCGCGCTGCCACCGCTGAAGGAACAGCTTCCCCAGCGCCCGCGCCGCTGGACCGTCGACCGCCATCTGTACGTCGTGGAACGGCGCATAGCGCGCCCCCGTCGGGTCGGTCCGACGTGGATCGTCCGGCAGATGCTCGCTGACGTCCCAGCGCCGCCGGGTCAGATCCAGCCCGCCAGAAAAGGCGATCGCGTCGTCGATAACGACGACCTTCTGGTGGTGCGAGGCGCCCAGCGGCAGGGCATCGTCGAGGCATAGTTCGATCTGCGCCGGCGTGCTCCACAGGAAGGAATAGAGCGGGGTGAGCTCGCGCTCGAAGGCGAACAGTACCGAATAGTCCCAGAGCAGCAGGCGAACCCGCAGACGCGGGTTGCGCTTCACGAGCGCCGACAGAAAATCGGCCAGCGTCTCCGGCAGACCATCCTTGGCCTCTCCGCTTTCGTCCACCAGCTTCATCCGGCTGTCGAGATCCCAGCCACAGATGTGGATGGTGTCGCGCGCCATCGTCATTGCCTGGCGCAGCGCGCCGAAATAGGCCCCGCCATCGACCAGGACGCTGGCGCGCGCCGCCTGCTCCACCTTCCACGTGTTGCGGCCGGGACGCAGCAAAGGTCCCTCGCCCAGCCGCTCTGGCGGCGCAACGGTGGGAGGTACCGGACGTTCGGCGAGGGCGCTCTCGACGAGATCTTCAGCGAGCTGGAGGGAATGCTGCGACATGAGCGATGGCGGTCTCCTTAGGGGCATGACGCATCGTCAACCGCCCGCCCCGTGCAAGGTTCCGAATTCTCCCGCACCCCGCCCCCGCATCGCGCGCATGCCGGCCCTGCGCTTGTTCCACCTCGGGACGCGGATTATAGACGCCACGCGACGGCGCGGGCACCGAACGGGAGCATGCAGAATGAGCGAGCAGCCACTTCCGGGCGTGGTGCCGGCGATCGCGGCCCGGGCGGACGAGATGACCGGCTGGCGGCGCACCCTTCACGCCATGCCGGAGACCGCCTTCGAGGAGCATCGCACCAGCGCCTATGTCGCCGAGAAGCTGGAGAGCTTCGGCCTGGAGCTGCATCGCGGCCTTGCCGGCACGGGTCTGGTGGCGACCCTTCACGGCCAGCGCGGGGCGGGACCCGCCATCGGACTGCGGGCTGACATGGACGCGCTCGACATCCATGAGGCCACGAACCTCGCCTATCGCTCCGATACGCCGGGCAAGATGCACGCCTGCGGCCATGACGGGCACATGACCATGCTGCTCGGCGCCGCGCGTCATCTCGCCGAGAACCCCGATTTCGCCGGCACGGTCCACTTCATCTTCCAGCCGGCGGAAGAGAACGAGGGCGGCGGCAAGGTGATGGTTGAACAGGGTCTGTTCGACCTGTTCCCGATGCAGCAGGTCTATGGACTGCATAACTGGCCCAATGCCCCCTTCGGCACCTTTCTCGGGCGGGTGGGACCGATGTTCGCCGCTTTCGACATCTTCGAGGTGAAGATCCTCGGCCGCGGCGCCCACGCCGCCATGCCCCAGCGCGGCATCGACCCGGTGCTGGCGGCCTCTCTGGTCGTTGCCCAGCTCCAGTCGATCGTCGCGCGCTCGGTGAGCCCGCAGGAGGCTGCGGTCCTGACCGTCACCCAGATTCATGGTGGCGAGACCTGGAACATCATCCCTGACGAGGTTGTGCTGCGCGGCACCGCGCGCACCTTCACGCCCGAGGTGCGCGATCTCGTCGAGCAGCGCTTTCGCGCCGTCGTCGAGGGTGTCTGCGCGGCGCAGGGGGCACAGGCGCAGATCCGCTACGAGCGGCGTTACCCGTCGCTGGTGAACTGGAAAGAGCCGTTCGGGACCGCCATCGAGACCGCCCGCGCCACGGCCGGTGATGACCGCGTGATTGCCGATTTCGAGCCCATCATGGCAGCGGAGGACTTCGCCTACATGCTGGAGGCGGTGCCCGGCGCCTATCTTTGCCTTGCCAGCGGTCCGGGGCCGAACCTTCACAACGCGGAGTACGACTTCAACGACGCATTGCTGCCGGTGGGGGCCAGCTACTGGGTCAATCTCGTCCACCAGGTCCTGGCACCCGCCAGCTGACACGACGAGGCGGCGCCCGACCGTGACCTACTCATCGCCCGCCGCCCCCCATCAGCCGCCACGCTCCGGCGGCCTGTTCATCAACGGGCTCGGCCTGGGTCAGCTCTGCTCCTGGGGTTCGCTCTATTACAGCTTCCCGCTGATCGCGCAGGCGATGAGCACCGATCTTGGCTGGTCCAAGACCGAGCTTTACGGCGCGGCGACGCTCGGCCTCGCGCTCGCGGGCCTCTGCGCCTATCCGATCGGGGTCGCCATCGATCGCGGCCATGGCCGATGGGTGATGGCCGGCGGATCGCTTGTGGCCGGGCTGCTCCTGATCCTGTGGGCGCAGGCCGACAGCCTCATCCTGTTCTATGGCGCGGTCGCCGGCATCGGTGCCATGCAGGCGGCGACCCTCTACGAGCCTGCCTTCGCCGTGGTGGCGCGCAAGTCCGGCCCGGCCCATGCGCGCGCGGGCATTACCGCGCTCACCATGTGGGGCGGCTTCGCCTCCACCGTCTTCATCCCCCTGATCCAGCTCCTTCTCGACCAGCTGGGCTGGCGGGATACGCTGCTCATCCTCGGCGCCATCAATATTCTGGTCTGCGGCATGGTGAACTTTGCAGCCATAGAAACCGTCGCCGATGCCCCGGTGCACCCGCCCAGAAATGGCGCGTCACCGGGCGGGCGATCGGCGATTGGCGAGGCGGTGCGCCAGCCGGCCTTCTGGGCGCTGGCCGTGGCCTTCACCGCCTATTCAGCGATGTTCTCGGGCTTCACCTTCCACGCCTATCCGCTGCTGATCGAACGCGGCTTCGACACCGCCACCGTGGTCGGAGCCATCGCGATCATCGGCCCGGCGCAGGTGACGGGTCGCCTGGCGATCTGGCTGCTGGCGCCGCGCGCGCCGGTGCGTGTGGTCGGCTCGCTGATCGTCGCGGTGTTTCCGCTGGCGTTCCTGGCGCTGGAATTCATGCCGCGCGACTTCGCGCTGGTGGCGCTGTTCGCCGTCAGTTTTGGCGCGGTCAACGGCATCCTCACCATTGTGCGCGGGCTGGTGGTGCCTGAATTGATCACGCGGCGGGCCTATGGCGCGGTTAACGGCGCGCTGTCCTTTCCCGCGACGATCGCCCGTGCCGTCGCCCCCATGGGCCTCGCCCTGCTCTGGACCACGACCGGAAGCTACGATGCGGTGCTGATGGCGATCGTGGCCGGCTCGATGGTCCTGGCCCTGGGGTTCTGGTGCGCCGCCGCGCTTGCCGGCGCGGGCCCGCAGGACTGAGCGCGCCGCGCGCTCACAAGCCCGCCATATGGGTAACGCCGTCATAGGTCAGCTTGAGCGACAGCAGGAACAGCGCCGACACCACCAGACGGTAGAAAAGAACCTCAGGCAGGATGCGGGTAACACGCACGCCGAAAAACGTCGACGCCACGGCGACCGGCAGCAGCAGCCCGGCGATCTTGAGGTTTGGCAGGCTGAGCTGGCCGAGTGCCCAGTAAGGTCCCAGCTTCAACGCATTGATCACCGCGAACAGAATGGTCGACGTGCCCGCGAAGACCATCTTCGGCAGGCGCTGGGGCACCACATACATCTGGAACGGCGGCCCGCCGGCATGGGTCACGAAGCTGGTGAAGCCGGCAACGACACCCCAGAACAGCCCGCGCGGCACATCAGCGGAACGCGCCGCGCGCGCCGCGCCACCAAACCAGCGGTTCAGACAGAAGGCGAGGCCGATCAGCCCGACCATCAGCGCCACAAGCGCATCGGTGACGATGGATGCCGTAGCCCAGCCGACCCCGATGCCAAGGGCGCCGGCGGGCATCAATATGGCAAGGTTTCGTCCAGAAAACTCGCGCCGATAGGCCCAGACGCCGAACATGTCGCTGACCACATAGACCGGCAGCAACAGCCCGGCAGCGGCGATGGGCGGCATCACCAGCGACATGATCGGCACGGAGAGGGTGCCGATCATCGGCACCCCACCCTTTCCCATGCCTACCGCCGCCGCCGCGGGCACGGCCGCGAGGGCGAAGACCAGTTCGGGACTCAGCATGGAAATCGGCCACAACAGGGAGAGAAGACAGCTCTCCCTATCAGGCTGCCGCGACGCCCTCCAGCCGCTTCGCCACCATGCCGCGAAGCGTCCGCAGGTCCTTCACGAAGAGACGGATGCCATCGGAGAGCTTCTCCGTCGCCATCTGATCCTCGTTGAGCGCGAAGCGGAACGCCTTCTCGTCAAGCTCGAGCTTGGCGGGCGCGGCCTCGACATTGGCCGGGTCCAGCCGGCGCACCAGCGTGCCCTCGTCGGCCGCAAGCTCGTCGAGCAGCGCCGGACCGATGGTGAGCCGGTCGCAGCCCGCCAGCGCTTCGATCTCGCCGGTGTTGCGGAAGGAGGCGCCCATGACCACGGTCTTGATGCCGTACTTCTTGTAGTAGGCGTAGATCTGGTGAACCGAGACCACGCCGGGGTCGGTTTCGGCCGTGAACGGGCCCTCTCCCGCCTTGACGTGCCAGTCGAGGATGCGGCCGACGAAAGGCGAGATCAGGAACGCGCCCGCATCCGCCGCCGCCACCGCCTGGACGATGGAGAACAAGAGGGTGAGGTTGCAGTCGATGCCTTCCTTCTGCAGCGCCTCAGCGGCGCGCAGCCCCTCCCAGGTGGAGGCGATCTTGATCAGGATGCGCTCACGCCCGACGCCCCGCGCCTCGTAGGCCTTGATGAAGGCGTGCGCCTTGGCAATCGTCGCCTGGGTATCGAAGGACAGGTCGGCATCGACCTCGGTCGAGACCCGGCCGGGAACGATGGAGGCGAGTTCGGCGCCGAAATTCAACGCCAGCCGGTCGCAGGTTGCCATCACCGCGCTCTCGCGCGAGCCACCCTGGCGCTTACCCCAGTCGATCGCTTCGTCGACAAGGTGGGCGTAGGCCGGCATCCCGGCCGCCTTGAGCAGCAGGGTGGGATTGGTAGTGCAATCCTGGGGCTTGAGGCGCCGCACCGTCTCGATGTCGCCGGTGTCCGAGACGACGACGGTCATGGCACGCAGTTGGTCGAGCTTTGAGGACATGGTTGTTTCTCTCTCTTGCGGAGCCCGATCGCCTCTCCCGCAGGCACCCGGACGGACCCCTTCTTGGACCACAGAACCGGGCCGCGCATCAAGGGCGCAGCATGGCATGACACCTCAGTGACAGGGCTCTTGTGACGGAAAGGGACTAGGCGTAAACCCGAAAATGGCGTGCCGCATGCACGTCCCCTCCGAGGTCGGCGATGGACGACATTCACTACCGCGAGTACAAGATATTGCTCCGCCCGGAGCGGTTCTTCGATCCCCATCAGTTCGAGGTCTACTGGCACAAGCTGTGCCTGATCGCGCCCGAATTCAAGGTCGGCGTCACCACGCACAAGGACGGCTTCAAGCGCCATGTCCGCGAGGTGCTGTTCTACGACACGCCCGAATACGACCTTTACCGAAACGCGTTCATCCTGCGCAAGCGCACCTTCTACACCGATGGCTGGCCCGACCCGGACCACGAGCTGACGCTGAAATTCCGCCACCCGGAACTCGAAACCGCGGCGGCGGTTGACGTGACCCCGCACATCCAGGGCTCAGCCAACATCAAGTTCAAGGAAGAGCTGCTGCCGCTGAAAGAAAAAGTGGGCGGCATGCGCTCGCTGTTCTCCCACAACTGCGTGCTGATGACGCCCGGCCTCGTGCTGAACGAAGGGCTGGAGCGCATCGCCCAGGTGTTCCCCGCGCTCAACGGTCACTGTCCGGCGGGGAAGACCGCGCAGATCTCGCTGGTGAACAAGCTGCCGGTGGTCGAGGTTCAGGTGAATGTCGGCGAGTTCGACTTTGGCCACGGGCTCGTCGCCAAGGCGACGATCGCCGTCTGGCGCGAGCGGGTCAGCGAAACATCCATCGTGGGCGAATTCGCCTTCCAGGCAAAGTTCGACCGCTACGATACGCTTCACGACAAGGCCCGCACCCGCTCGGAGGAATTTTTCAAGGCCATTCAGGAGCACGCGCCCGAATGGGTACAGCTTGGCACCACCAAGACATCGCTGGTCTACAATTTCGGCAAGCAGGTCGTGGCGAGCCAGGAAGGGTGAGCGCGCCGCGATGAGCAATCCACCGAAGGCCGACCCCATTGCCGGCACGCCAGCCGCCGCCCCGGCCGCTGCGTTCGCCATCCCGCGCGACGTCACGCTG comes from the Ancylobacter pratisalsi genome and includes:
- a CDS encoding DUF3008 family protein produces the protein MPAKSKAQQMAAGAALSAKRGETPRSELQGASKSMMESMTEKELEELASTPRKGKPDHVGDTKK
- a CDS encoding VTT domain-containing protein, producing MSQHSLQLAEDLVESALAERPVPPTVAPPERLGEGPLLRPGRNTWKVEQAARASVLVDGGAYFGALRQAMTMARDTIHICGWDLDSRMKLVDESGEAKDGLPETLADFLSALVKRNPRLRVRLLLWDYSVLFAFERELTPLYSFLWSTPAQIELCLDDALPLGASHHQKVVVIDDAIAFSGGLDLTRRRWDVSEHLPDDPRRTDPTGARYAPFHDVQMAVDGPAARALGKLFLQRWQRAACERLPSSRPNRGADRWPDRLVPDFHDVGIGIARTLPAYPDAAEVREVETLFFDMVDVAERYIYIENQFFTCEHITGRLVERMSARPELEVVIVMPQGYRGWFEHRAMGIGRQRVLEKFAAAGMARRVRMLYPESVASNEATPIMVHSKVTIIDDRILRIGSANLCNRSMGFDSECDLVVDAADEKQRAAVAAVRDRLLAEHVGMSPEEVGAIVERTGSLAAVLDASDEKAARRLVEVSSSAGSDEFSMPAIDALADPIEPIYDERPEPEAPGRLKWIIPVVAAVAVIVALVLAWSYSPFTEPEKIIGALEGLSQHPWAPALMVVIFVLGGLVVFPVTVLMVATVAVFGGWSGAILAAIGALASAAVTFGIGRYLGAGLVRRFIGPRIGRIRRGLADQGVLTVATMRLVPIAPFTFVNLVAGAAELRFIDYMLGSAIGMLPGLVVMTALGRQIVELVTAPSLLSVAALIGVIMLWVLCSFGLQLLVSRFRRTA
- a CDS encoding M20 aminoacylase family protein encodes the protein MSEQPLPGVVPAIAARADEMTGWRRTLHAMPETAFEEHRTSAYVAEKLESFGLELHRGLAGTGLVATLHGQRGAGPAIGLRADMDALDIHEATNLAYRSDTPGKMHACGHDGHMTMLLGAARHLAENPDFAGTVHFIFQPAEENEGGGKVMVEQGLFDLFPMQQVYGLHNWPNAPFGTFLGRVGPMFAAFDIFEVKILGRGAHAAMPQRGIDPVLAASLVVAQLQSIVARSVSPQEAAVLTVTQIHGGETWNIIPDEVVLRGTARTFTPEVRDLVEQRFRAVVEGVCAAQGAQAQIRYERRYPSLVNWKEPFGTAIETARATAGDDRVIADFEPIMAAEDFAYMLEAVPGAYLCLASGPGPNLHNAEYDFNDALLPVGASYWVNLVHQVLAPAS
- the tal gene encoding transaldolase is translated as MSSKLDQLRAMTVVVSDTGDIETVRRLKPQDCTTNPTLLLKAAGMPAYAHLVDEAIDWGKRQGGSRESAVMATCDRLALNFGAELASIVPGRVSTEVDADLSFDTQATIAKAHAFIKAYEARGVGRERILIKIASTWEGLRAAEALQKEGIDCNLTLLFSIVQAVAAADAGAFLISPFVGRILDWHVKAGEGPFTAETDPGVVSVHQIYAYYKKYGIKTVVMGASFRNTGEIEALAGCDRLTIGPALLDELAADEGTLVRRLDPANVEAAPAKLELDEKAFRFALNEDQMATEKLSDGIRLFVKDLRTLRGMVAKRLEGVAAA
- a CDS encoding endonuclease/exonuclease/phosphatase family protein — protein: MPRPAGTLRLMTWNIHGGIGPDRRFDLDRVAALIAGHAPDILALQEIDTRGRSVDVLAPLQGLAIGHFTEARTIAVPDGHYGHALFSRWPAEEVVLHDLSHRRHEPRIAIETVLGTEHGPLHLVAVHLGLAITERRRQARALAAMAGSKPGISTVMLGDFNDWFSFGDVSRAMRRELPERTRLRTFPARRPALRLDRVYCGVPGMLADAFSDPSARLCSDHLPVIADIRLPAPAGAEAEPLLSRHVDLAHSKTGRETGSADDEPERAGPEPADADAGSRAHT
- a CDS encoding ferritin-like domain-containing protein, coding for MSIFSKDIKTMDDLFVHQLQDIYYAEKQIVKALPKMIDKTTDAKLKADFSKHLTETEGHITRVEEVFKMHGAKAKAVDCPAIDGILKEADEIAGEVADKQVLDAALIAAAQAVEHYEITRYGTLVAWAKLLGRSDCASVLAKNLAEEHNADAKLTKLAESRVNLQAAE
- a CDS encoding sulfite exporter TauE/SafE family protein; the encoded protein is MLSPELVFALAAVPAAAAVGMGKGGVPMIGTLSVPIMSLVMPPIAAAGLLLPVYVVSDMFGVWAYRREFSGRNLAILMPAGALGIGVGWATASIVTDALVALMVGLIGLAFCLNRWFGGAARAARSADVPRGLFWGVVAGFTSFVTHAGGPPFQMYVVPQRLPKMVFAGTSTILFAVINALKLGPYWALGQLSLPNLKIAGLLLPVAVASTFFGVRVTRILPEVLFYRLVVSALFLLSLKLTYDGVTHMAGL
- a CDS encoding MFS transporter, whose protein sequence is MTYSSPAAPHQPPRSGGLFINGLGLGQLCSWGSLYYSFPLIAQAMSTDLGWSKTELYGAATLGLALAGLCAYPIGVAIDRGHGRWVMAGGSLVAGLLLILWAQADSLILFYGAVAGIGAMQAATLYEPAFAVVARKSGPAHARAGITALTMWGGFASTVFIPLIQLLLDQLGWRDTLLILGAINILVCGMVNFAAIETVADAPVHPPRNGASPGGRSAIGEAVRQPAFWALAVAFTAYSAMFSGFTFHAYPLLIERGFDTATVVGAIAIIGPAQVTGRLAIWLLAPRAPVRVVGSLIVAVFPLAFLALEFMPRDFALVALFAVSFGAVNGILTIVRGLVVPELITRRAYGAVNGALSFPATIARAVAPMGLALLWTTTGSYDAVLMAIVAGSMVLALGFWCAAALAGAGPQD